Proteins encoded together in one Lathyrus oleraceus cultivar Zhongwan6 chromosome 5, CAAS_Psat_ZW6_1.0, whole genome shotgun sequence window:
- the LOC127080030 gene encoding protein MAIN-LIKE 2-like encodes MSLLTMGEAHRGTVANIATYEVSRFRTRVHEFVHMDPMIQPYVELAGFGHLSKIMSWSIDNKFILALCERWRPETHTFWFPTGECTVTLEDVYMLLGLRIEGKAVNGKTNFPNSICMELLNVDLLDDNARGQGILLSRLKSYYNSFYLDEHSTEEARIIKTRCYIMLLLGSFLFPEGSGSSMHIMYLPLLRDIDRIGSYSWGSACLAYLYSSLCKNCHKDTSTFSGCAVLLQAWGWSRLPSLAPVNSNPFTFPYAKKWSARGMNYSRCPRHCITQYRNLLDHLRPTDFIWRPYLNMEHEHQINPEDAAVWTTCAPIIRFTTVELHNTDRVKLQFGMVQNIPDPPASLGEWHMRKVNDQWNYNPWQTFARSECRKWKHRHDHVLTDAVMPNEVKPSRTYMAWYRSVGFQFIADDMYLYDPRQTTYTQEASTSNPQQHSQPGYSQPPIQQTFRSTNTQTYNQNMPFTQPQNQEHPPYHHQQMDHQPSTEHRFAPTPSPYQSRLTQNTNRPITYRSQQPQTSQYQNIPQPYLFQTPQQPFQPFLDPSLSPMSPFNRPGRPSMSQPHPNFSGMGHELSYAGTPSLNTEDYAELAAYLNGSSPVGGNDAPGPSDEQTPVQNRQRGLGPRVRIARGCGTGGRLGDPGHHH; translated from the exons atgtctttactcacaatgggcgaagcacacagaggaacagttgcaaacatcgcaacatac gagGTCTCAAGGTTTCGCACTagagtccacgaatttgtccacatggacccgatgattcaaccttatgttgaactcgccggttttggtcaccttagcaaaattatgtcttggtctatagataacaaattcattctagccttatgcgaaagatggaggccagagacacacacattttggtttccaaccggtgagtgtaccgtgacgttagaagacgtctacatgcttttaggactacgaataGAAGGCAAAGCcgttaatggtaagaccaactttcctaattcaatttgcatggagcttttaaacgttgatttgttagatgataatgctaggggacaaggtatactactatctcgcctaaagtcatattataatagtttttatttagatgagcattctaccgaagaggctcgaatcatcaaaactaggtgttacattatgttgttactaggatcctttttatttcccgaaggtagtggttctagcatgcatattatgtacttacctttacttagagatatagatagaataggtagttatagttggggatccgcatgtctagcctatctctatagttctttgtgcaaaaactgccacaaagatacttctacattttctggatgtgctgttttgctacaagcatggggatggtcaagactaccgtctctagcaccggtcaatagcaaccccttcacttttccatatgcaaaaaa atggtcggcacgcggtatgaattacagcagatgtccgagacactgtattactcaatatcgcaacctgttggatcaccttcgaccgacagac ttcatttggcgtccataccttaatatggaacatgagcatcagatcaaccctgaagacgcagccgtatggacaacatgcgcaccgataatacggttcacaacagtggagctgcacaacaccgatcgtgtgaagctgcagtttggtatggtccagaatatcccagatcccccagctagcctaggagaatggcatatgcgcaaagtgaacgaccaatggaactacaacccttggcaaaccttcgcaagatcagagtgtcgcaagtggaagcaccgtcatgaccatgtcttaactgacgcagtcatgccaaatgaggtaaaaccaagtcgtacttatatggcttggtatagatcagttggatttcaattcatcgccgatgatatgtacctctacgacccacgccagacaacttacacacaagaagcctcaacatctaacccccaacaacattctcagcccggttactcacaaccacctatccaacaaactttccgttccacaaacacacaaacatacaaccaaaatatgccattcacccaaccccaaaaccaagaacatcccccataccaccaccaacaaatggaccatcaaccttcgaccgaacatcgcttcgcacccacaccatcaccctaccaaagtcgccttacccaaaacactaaccgccccatcacctaccgtagccaacaaccccaaacatcacaataccaaaacatcccacaaccatatctcttccaaacaccccaacaacctttccaacctttcctagacccatcattgtcacccatgtcccccttcaaccgtcctggtcgcccatccatgagtcaaccacaccccaacttctctggcatgggtcatgagctcagctacgccggtacaccatcattgaatactgaagactatgctgagttggctgcatacctcaacggatcttctcctgtaggcggtaatgacgctcctggaccatcagatgaacaaacaccggttcagaatcgtcaacgtgggttagggccaagggttaggatagctaggggatgtgggaccggaggtcggttaggtgatcccggtcatcaccattag